TATAATACTGTGTCACATCCACAACATGCATTCCCGCTGTATTTCCAGCTTCTATCCCCAAGGCACCATCTTCAAAGACCATACAATCTTTGGGTGTCACTCCAATTAAAGAAGCAGCTTTTAGAAAAGTCTCAGGATGGGGTTTATGTTCTGTCACATCCTCAGCACACACCATATTCTCTATTAAAAAATCCAAGTCTAGAGCCGTTAAAACCTTCGTAGCAGAAAATCTATCTCCTCCAGTACCACAAGCCATAGGCAATATATCTCTGTATTTATGAATCAAATTAATAACAGGTTCTACTCCTACAACTTTATTCATGTTTTCTAAGTACATCTCCTCCTTTACACGAACAAACTCAGAGGGATCCCAAT
The Prolixibacteraceae bacterium DNA segment above includes these coding regions:
- a CDS encoding HAD family phosphatase, producing the protein MQREIIVDENIKGLIFDIDGTIADSMPLHFKVFQKVGRMFGVNYTKELFLELAGIPALETCQIVKDRFGKDWDPSEFVRVKEEMYLENMNKVVGVEPVINLIHKYRDILPMACGTGGDRFSATKVLTALDLDFLIENMVCAEDVTEHKPHPETFLKAASLIGVTPKDCMVFEDGALGIEAGNTAGMHVVDVTQYYRTTIGE